One stretch of Harmonia axyridis chromosome 1, icHarAxyr1.1, whole genome shotgun sequence DNA includes these proteins:
- the LOC123682003 gene encoding uncharacterized protein LOC123682003: protein MAHNFEHYLLTNARRFVKTHGDLVITPADKGNITVVLSTEQYEQKMNQLLQDSSVYKQLRKDHTNEFQCRNNKIVKQLKDKDFIDASMARKLTTYKAIPPRKYGLPKVHKADIPLRPIVSTIGSASVELSQFMTQILTEAFSDFHDDTIAHSFQFASKINKFILPQGYKLISLDAVSLFTNISLELVIQIIQQEWSRVSQVTTIDISLFLIIIKFLFESSYFVFKGSFILQIFGCAMGSKISPILANIVMSVLLKYCIPLLPFQVPITYQYVDDLLLAIPEDRTATTLAVFNNYDPHIKFTAEEETENGVQFLDTKAIRCAELRKSAIQTFFITVKKSCLRSLRTMVTPGCF from the exons ATGGCACATAACTTTGAACACTACCTTTTGACCAATGCTAGAAGATTTGTCAAGACACATGGTGACTTGGTTATCACTCCTGCTGACAAAGGTAACATCACAGTAGTACTTTCCACAGAACaatatgaacaaaaaatgaaccAGCTTTTACAAGACTCGTCAGTTTACAAACAATTGAGGAAAGACCATACAAATGAATTTCAATGTAGAAACAACAAAATTGTCAAACAACTGAAAGACAAAGATTTTATTGATGCTTCCATGGCCAGAAAATTAACCACCTATAAAGCGATTCCACCAAGAAAATATGGACTTCCTAAAGTACACAAAGCAGACATCCCATTGAGGCCCATCGTCTCCACAATTGGCTCAGCGTCAGTTGAACTCAGTCAGTTTATGACACAGATTCTCACAGAAGCATTCTCAGATTTCCATGATGATACCATAGCTCACTCTTTCCAATTTGCTTCCAAAATTAATAAGTTTATATTACCCCAAGGGTATAAACTCATTTCCTTAGATGCTGTCAgtttattcacgaatatttcactAGAGCTAGTTATACAAATTATCCAGCAGGAATGGTCCAGAGTAAGTCAGGTCACAACCATAGATATATCACTTTTTCTAATaatcataaagtttttatttgagtccAGCTATTTTGTTTTCAAGGGCTCCTTCATTTTACAAATCTTTGGTTGTGCAATGGGGAGTAAAATCAGTCCCATTTTGGCTAATATAGTCATGTCAGTGCTTTTGAAATATTGCATTCCTCTACTGCCCTTCCAGGTGCCGATTACCTATCAATACGTTGATGACCTTCTCCTTGCTATTCCCGAAGACAGGACTGCTACGACTTTGGCCGTTTTCAATAACTACGACCCACACATTAAGTTTACTGCAGAAGAAGAAACTGAAAATGGTGTCCAATTCCTTGACACCAAAGCTATCAGATGTGCAG AATTAAGAAAATCTGCCATCCAGACTTTCTTCATAACAGTGAAGAAAAGTTGCTTAAGATCTTTGAGAACAATGGTTACCCCAGGATGTTTTTGA